Proteins from a single region of Segatella copri:
- a CDS encoding family 43 glycosylhydrolase, protein MNNKFLIASALCISMSATMNAQNPIVQTQLTTDPAPLVVGDRLYVYTGHDEDKADFFWMNEWRVYSTKDMVNWTDHGSPLDLSSFSWADDRAWAAQTIERNGKYYWYICAHSKLTGGMAIGVAVADSPTGPFKDALGKPLFDNGSWDNIDPTVWMDEDGQAYLYWGNPHLYYAKLNKDMISFKGGIDAKAAVDEKREVGRIVMTEEGFGSPDVEKRDSTRKYKDCYTEGPWLMKRGKNYYMLYAAGGVPEHIAYSMSKKPFGPWKYMGEIMPLEDTGSFTNHCGVTDFKGKSYFFYHTSKLGGGFGRSVAVEEFKYNADGTFPIIHHTQEGVAPIATLNPYKRQEAETIAFSKGVKSEQTDDTGVYISEIHTGDYIKVREVDFGNESPDAFAISAACSSLGGSLEVHLDKEDGELIAKLDVTKTGGWEKWKTFSAQMLKKVTGKHDIYFVFKGLKGSKLFNFDWWKFEKNFANPVVWADVPDVDVIRVGDSFYMVSTTMHLMPGAPIMKSKDLVNWETVNYIFPKLTDSPKYDMKEGTVYGRGQWATSLQYHRGKFYALFAPNDNPGGETYICTADDIEGKWTIHSRLQHFHDAALFFDDDDKAYVVYGTGEMVQLNADLTEVVPGSHRKLFERDADETGLLEGSRMIKYNGKYYLLMISWPQGHPRREVCYRADKITGPYEKKVILETEFAGFNGVGQGTIVDDKDGNWYGIVFQDRGGVGRVLTLEPCTWKDGWPMLTDEKGNIPAEIQKPVLGYDGKGLVYSDDFSKDKLELQWQWNHNPVDNAWSLTERKGWLRLKTSRIVPNIFLAPNTISTRTEGPTCEGIIKMDVSKMKDGDVAGLSAFQGDAALLSIVKEGKKLFVVGTKESVALTEKEKAVTDVKREEVYRQPLNLKQDKATKSSIIYLKMSCDFRLHQDLATLLYSIDGKTWIPAIKDFKMQYDYRRFFMGTRIAIYNYATKATGGYIDVDSFEYQKQNSSEK, encoded by the coding sequence ATGAACAATAAGTTTTTGATTGCTTCGGCTTTGTGCATCAGTATGAGCGCAACGATGAATGCGCAGAATCCTATCGTGCAAACACAGTTAACTACCGACCCAGCACCTCTGGTTGTTGGAGACCGTCTCTATGTATATACCGGTCATGATGAAGATAAGGCCGACTTCTTCTGGATGAACGAATGGCGTGTGTATTCCACCAAGGATATGGTGAACTGGACAGACCATGGTTCTCCGCTCGACCTCAGTTCTTTTTCCTGGGCAGACGACCGTGCCTGGGCAGCACAGACCATCGAACGTAATGGTAAGTATTACTGGTATATCTGTGCGCACTCTAAACTGACGGGCGGAATGGCTATCGGCGTAGCTGTGGCAGATTCTCCTACCGGTCCGTTCAAGGATGCGCTGGGCAAACCGCTTTTCGATAATGGAAGTTGGGACAATATCGACCCTACCGTCTGGATGGATGAGGATGGTCAGGCTTATCTCTATTGGGGTAATCCGCATCTTTACTATGCCAAACTGAATAAAGATATGATCAGCTTCAAGGGGGGTATAGATGCTAAGGCAGCTGTTGATGAAAAGCGTGAAGTGGGCAGAATCGTGATGACTGAGGAGGGATTCGGTTCGCCTGACGTGGAGAAGCGTGATTCTACCCGAAAATATAAGGATTGCTACACAGAGGGACCTTGGCTCATGAAGCGTGGCAAGAACTATTATATGCTCTATGCTGCAGGTGGAGTGCCTGAGCACATTGCTTATTCCATGAGTAAGAAGCCTTTCGGACCATGGAAGTATATGGGTGAAATCATGCCATTGGAAGATACGGGTTCCTTTACTAACCATTGCGGTGTGACCGACTTCAAGGGCAAGTCTTATTTCTTCTATCATACGAGTAAACTGGGTGGCGGATTCGGACGCAGTGTGGCTGTGGAAGAATTCAAATATAATGCCGACGGCACCTTCCCAATCATCCATCATACCCAGGAAGGAGTGGCTCCTATCGCAACCCTCAATCCTTACAAGCGTCAGGAGGCTGAAACCATCGCTTTCTCTAAGGGAGTGAAGTCGGAGCAGACCGATGATACGGGTGTTTATATCTCTGAAATTCATACAGGCGATTATATCAAGGTACGCGAGGTGGATTTCGGAAATGAGAGTCCGGATGCATTTGCCATCTCTGCAGCGTGCTCTTCGCTTGGAGGTTCGCTGGAGGTTCATCTCGATAAGGAAGATGGCGAACTGATAGCTAAACTTGATGTTACCAAGACGGGTGGCTGGGAAAAGTGGAAGACTTTCTCGGCACAAATGCTAAAGAAAGTGACAGGAAAGCATGATATATACTTCGTGTTCAAGGGATTGAAGGGGAGCAAACTCTTCAATTTCGACTGGTGGAAGTTTGAGAAGAATTTCGCCAATCCTGTGGTTTGGGCTGATGTGCCTGATGTGGATGTAATCCGTGTGGGTGACAGCTTCTATATGGTAAGCACCACCATGCATCTGATGCCGGGTGCGCCTATCATGAAATCGAAGGATCTGGTGAACTGGGAAACCGTGAACTATATCTTCCCTAAACTTACCGATTCGCCTAAGTATGACATGAAGGAGGGTACGGTGTATGGTCGTGGTCAGTGGGCCACTTCGCTGCAGTATCATCGTGGCAAGTTCTATGCGCTCTTTGCTCCGAATGATAATCCCGGTGGAGAGACTTATATCTGTACAGCCGATGATATCGAGGGCAAATGGACTATCCACAGCCGTTTGCAGCATTTCCATGATGCCGCTCTCTTCTTCGATGACGACGATAAGGCATACGTGGTTTATGGAACGGGAGAGATGGTGCAGCTGAATGCAGACCTTACGGAAGTGGTGCCGGGCAGCCATCGTAAACTCTTTGAGCGTGATGCTGATGAAACGGGTTTGCTCGAAGGCTCCCGCATGATCAAGTACAACGGCAAGTATTATCTCCTGATGATTTCGTGGCCACAGGGACATCCTCGTCGTGAGGTTTGTTATCGTGCTGATAAGATAACGGGTCCTTACGAAAAAAAGGTGATTCTGGAAACGGAGTTTGCCGGATTCAACGGCGTGGGACAAGGTACGATTGTAGATGATAAGGATGGCAACTGGTATGGCATCGTATTCCAAGACCGTGGTGGTGTGGGCAGAGTGCTCACGCTGGAGCCATGTACCTGGAAGGACGGATGGCCTATGCTGACCGATGAGAAGGGCAATATTCCTGCCGAGATACAGAAGCCTGTATTGGGATATGACGGTAAGGGACTCGTGTATAGTGATGATTTCTCGAAGGATAAACTGGAATTGCAGTGGCAGTGGAACCACAATCCTGTGGATAATGCCTGGTCGCTCACAGAGCGCAAGGGCTGGCTCCGCCTGAAGACATCCCGTATTGTTCCTAACATCTTCCTGGCTCCTAATACCATCAGTACCCGTACCGAAGGACCAACCTGCGAGGGAATCATCAAGATGGATGTGAGCAAGATGAAAGATGGCGATGTGGCTGGTCTGTCAGCCTTCCAGGGTGATGCAGCTTTGCTCTCTATTGTAAAGGAAGGCAAGAAACTCTTTGTGGTGGGTACCAAGGAGAGTGTAGCTTTGACTGAAAAGGAAAAGGCTGTGACCGATGTGAAGCGTGAGGAGGTGTATCGCCAGCCTTTGAATCTGAAGCAGGATAAGGCAACGAAATCAAGCATCATCTATCTGAAGATGAGTTGCGATTTCCGTCTTCATCAGGATCTCGCCACCTTATTATATAGTATAGACGGCAAGACTTGGATTCCTGCCATCAAGGATTTCAAGATGCAATATGATTATCGCCGCTTCTTCATGGGCACCCGTATTGCCATCTATAACTATGCGACAAAGGCTACCGGAGGATATATAGATGTGGATAGTTTTGAGTATCAAAAACAGAATAGTAGTGAGAAATAG